A single region of the Brachypodium distachyon strain Bd21 chromosome 3, Brachypodium_distachyon_v3.0, whole genome shotgun sequence genome encodes:
- the LOC100833190 gene encoding 60S ribosomal protein L9, with protein MKTILASETMEIPEEVTVKVAAKMITVTGPRGTLTRNFKHLNLDFQLQEGGRKLKVDAWFGTRRTMAAIRTAISHVQNLITGVTKGFRYKMRFVYAHFPINASITSGNKAIEIRNFLGEKKVRKVDMLDGVTILRSEKVKDELVLDGNDIELVSRSAALINQKCHVKKKDIRKFLDGIYVSDKGAIKEE; from the exons ATGAAGACGATCCTGGCGTCGGAGACGATGGAGATCCCCGAGGAGGTGACGGTGAAGGTCGCCGCCAAGATGATCACGGTGACGGGGCCCCGCGGGACGCTGACCCGCAACTTCAAGCACCTCAACCTCGACTTCCAGCTGCAGGAGGGCGGCCGGAAGCTCAAGGTGGACGCCTGGTTCGGCACCCGCCGCACCATGGCCGCCATCCGCACCGCCATCTCCCACGTCCAGAACCTCATCACCGGCGTCACCAAGGGTTTCCGCTACAAGATGCGCTTCGTGTACGCCCATTTCCCCATCAACGCCTCCATCACCTCCGGCAACAAGGCCATCGAGATCAGGAACTTCCTCGGCGAGAAGAAG GTCAGGAAAGTTGATATGCTTGATGGTGTGACGATCCTGCGCTCTGAGAAGGTCAAGGATGAGCTTGTTCTTGATGGCAATGACATCGAGCTTGTCTCCCGCTCCGCTGCTCTGATTAACCAG AAATGCCATGTGAAGAAGAAGGATATCAGGAAGTTCTTGGACGGTATCTACGTCAGCGACAAGGGTGCCATCAAGGAAGAGTAG